One stretch of Harmonia axyridis chromosome 1, icHarAxyr1.1, whole genome shotgun sequence DNA includes these proteins:
- the LOC123684510 gene encoding phosphatidylinositol 4,5-bisphosphate 5-phosphatase A-like, with amino-acid sequence MEDIKLYFVTYNVGTSVPVQELYDLLSLPEELKNEKNHQLPDFYILSFQEVKAQPHNLFLDAIFEDPWTTCCKELLEKRNYVKLKSVRLQGLIMSVFTLRKHLLSIREIESEYTRTGLSGMWGNKGAVSVRLSIYGISMCFVNAHLSAHDDHLKDRIEDYNTIVKDHEFHVPEHTEIFFHDYVFWMGDLNFRLLEEFEQSPEEIERIILKKDLATLFKNDQLRHVMKKGQAFSELGEQTPPFPPTFKFEVGTNSYDYKRRPAWCDRILYKVSPHNYENITLKAEQLTYKYHPFYTLSDHKPVTAEFSVKVFSDFAESIIEFDKISTWYLEEDNEVVYKVNPWKIPQTEEDWIGLFKENFNSLDDYVCYNYTNKSSSVSTETKVEKSESLKYTLTFSELPSRCHGNYVLVYFSQSEDKVLSVLGISDPFPILKKDSD; translated from the coding sequence ATGGAAGATATTAAGTTGTACTTCGTAACTTATAATGTTGGAACGAGTGTACCAGTACAAGAATTATATGACTTACTGTCTTTGCCAGAGGagctcaaaaatgaaaaaaaccatcAATTACCAGATTTCTATATACTCAGTTTTCAAGAAGTGAAAGCGCAACCCCATAATCTTTTTTTGGATGCAATTTTTGAAGATCCATGGACAACTTGCTGCAAAGAATTATTGGAGAAGAGAAACTATGTCAAATTGAAGAGTGTCAGATTACAAGGTTTGATCATGAGTGTTTTCACTTTGAGGAAACATCTTCTGAGTATTAGAGAAATTGAATCAGAGTATACAAGAACTGGTCTCTCTGGAATGTGGGGAAATAAGGGTGCGGTCAGTGTCCGACTTAGCATCTATGGTATTTCTATGTGTTTTGTTAATGCTCATCTCAGTGCACATGATGATCATCTCAAAGATAGAATTGAAGACTACAACACTATAGTCAAAGATCACGAGTTCCATGTGCCTGAAcatacagaaatatttttccatgattATGTATTTTGGATGGGTGACTTGAACTTCAGACTTTTAGAAGAATTTGAACAGAGTCCAGAAGAAATTGAGAGAATTATCTTGAAGAAAGATCTAGCAACTCTATTCAAAAATGATCAGCTCAGGCATGTTATGAAAAAAGGGCAAGCTTTCAGTGAGCTTGGGGAGCAAACTCCCCCATTTCCCCCaacattcaaatttgaagtGGGCACCAACTCTTATGATTACAAAAGAAGACCGGCTTGGTGTGACAGAATACTGTATAAAGTGAGCCCTCACAATTATGAGAACATTACTCTGAAAGCTGAGCAGTTAACTTATAAATATCACCCATTTTACACTTTAAGTGACCATAAACCTGTTACTGCAGAGTTTTCAGTGAAAGTATTCTCAGATTTTGCAGAGTCCATTATAGAATTTGACAAGATTTCTACCTGGTATTTGGAAGAAGATAATGAGGTAGTATATAAAGTTAATCCTTGGAAAATCCCCCAAACTGAAGAGGATTGGATTGGACTTTTTAAGGAAAACTTTAACAGTTTAGATGACTATGTTTGCTACAACTATACCAATAAAAGTTCCAGTGTATCAACTGAAACTAAAGTAGAAAAAAGTGAATCACTGAAGTATACACTCACCTTCAGCGAACTACCAAGTAGATGTCATGGTAATTATGTGCTTGTGTATTTCAGTCAGTCTGAAGATAAGGTTCTTAGCGTACTTGGCATTAGCGACCCATTCCCCATTCTCAAAAAGGATAGTGattaa